The Actinoplanes sp. N902-109 genomic interval TGGGTCGCCGAGCCTTCTCCTGACGCTGTTGCTGACGACGTCCCGGCTGCTGATGCCGTCTCCGGCACTGCTGTTCCTGATGCTGCTGTTGTTCCCGATGCTGTTGTCTCCGGCGCTGCTGTTCCCGGCGCTGCTGTTTCTGATGGCGCCTTGCCTGCTGACGACGCTGCGCCCCGGGTTGTTCCCGCTCGCGCCGCCGCGCGGGAGGTCGCGCCGTCGCCGGTGTTCGGGCACGCGCCCACGGCGGGGGCTCAGCCGGCCCCGACGATCCCGGCCAACCTGCTGCCCCATCGCACCCCGGCCCAGTTGCTCGCCATCGCGCACGAGGGGCTGCGGGAGGCTTCGCGCACCCGTCCCGACGGGCTGCGCTACGCGGCGGCTCACCTGGCGGCCCTGCGTGCGGCCGCCGCGGTCCTCGCCGCCCGGGCCCGACCGGCTGCCCCGACCCGGCGCAACCGGGTGACCAGCGTGTGGTCACTGCTGGTGCTGGTGGCCCCCGAGTTCGGCGACTGGGCGACCTATTTCGCCCTCGGCGCGACCAAGCGAGCGGCGGCCGAGGCGGGCATTCCCCGCGTGGTCACCGCCCGTGAGGCGGACGACCTGCTGCGCTCGGCCGAGACTTTCGTGGCGCAGGTGCAGGCGGCGCTGGGGCTCAGCTTTCAACCCAGCCTCGAGGCCGCCTGACGACGGCTCGTGAGGGCGGTCCACCGACGGTTCGGGGCCGGTCGGCAAGGTGCGGTGACGTCGTGGCGGTCGGCCGGACGTGACCATGAAGATCAACTTCGGTGCGGGGCACAGCGGGGCGGGGACAATGGCCGGGCGCATGATCAACGGTGCTTCGGCGCTGGCTGAGCTGGTCCGGCCGGCCGGACAGGTCGACGCCGGCGGGGTGCAGCGGGTGCTGCCGGTGCCGGCCGAGCTGGGCACCCTGCTTCCCTGGCGGGGCCTGCAACGCGGCAGCACCGTGGCGGTGGGCCTCACCCATGGCAAGCCCGCCGGCGAGCACAACCGGCGCACCGGAGTCGTCTGGGGACAGCGAACCCCCACCACCGAGGTCTCCGGCAGCGGCGGCACCTCCCTGCTCCTCGCGCTCCTCGCCGCCGCCTCGCACGCCGGATCCTGGTGCGCGGTGGTCGGCGTACCCGCCCTCGGCGCCCTGGCCGCCCAGCAGAGCGGCATCGCCCTCGACCGGCTGGCCCTGATCCCCGACCCCGGCCCGGAATGGCCCACGGTGGTCGCCGCCCTGATCGACGGCGTCGACGTCGTGGTCCTGGCCGTCCCCGGCGCGGTCGCACCCGCCATCACCAGCCGGCTCGTCGCCCGCGCCCGGCAACGCGGCTGCGTGCTCGTCCCCTACGGCCGCTGGGACGGCGCCGACGTCACCCTCCAGGTCACCCAGGGCCGCTGGGAAGGACTCGAGGACGGCCACG includes:
- a CDS encoding SAV_6107 family HEPN domain-containing protein, which encodes MFGHAPTAGAQPAPTIPANLLPHRTPAQLLAIAHEGLREASRTRPDGLRYAAAHLAALRAAAAVLAARARPAAPTRRNRVTSVWSLLVLVAPEFGDWATYFALGATKRAAAEAGIPRVVTAREADDLLRSAETFVAQVQAALGLSFQPSLEAA